One Sulfurovum sp. TSL1 DNA segment encodes these proteins:
- a CDS encoding DJ-1 family glyoxalase III, whose translation MASVLLPIAKGFEELEAVALIDVMRRGGIEVRVAYLEDELQGNLVLGANGITLQADTSIKNVISDDFDMMVLPGGWGGTHALAENARVIELLQEFKATKVVGAMCAAPFALKKAGVLGNEYTCYPGAKDEIDHPGYREDMKVVTDGNVMTSQGPGTAVCFGLAIVERLVGKESMQAVKEGMLLGYC comes from the coding sequence ATGGCAAGTGTATTACTACCTATAGCAAAAGGTTTTGAAGAACTGGAAGCGGTTGCTCTCATTGATGTGATGCGCCGCGGGGGAATAGAGGTGCGTGTCGCATATTTGGAAGATGAACTGCAGGGTAACTTGGTCCTGGGAGCAAACGGGATCACACTGCAGGCTGATACTTCTATCAAAAATGTGATCAGTGATGACTTTGATATGATGGTGCTTCCAGGCGGTTGGGGCGGAACACATGCCCTGGCTGAAAATGCAAGGGTGATAGAGCTCCTCCAGGAGTTCAAAGCCACAAAAGTGGTAGGGGCCATGTGTGCTGCACCTTTTGCACTTAAAAAAGCCGGTGTTTTAGGCAATGAATATACCTGCTACCCCGGGGCCAAAGATGAGATAGACCATCCCGGATACAGAGAAGATATGAAAGTGGTGACCGATGGGAATGTCATGACGTCACAGGGTCCGGGAACAGCTGTCTGTTTCGGGCTTGCGATTGTAGAACGGCTTGTAGGGAAAGAGAGTATGCAGGCGGTAAAAGAGGGTATGCTTTTAGGGTATTGCTAA
- the dnaE gene encoding DNA polymerase III subunit alpha, producing MSEEPKVKPQFTHLHLHTEYSLLDGANKIKALAKKIKEQGMTSVAMTDHGNMFGTIDFYNTMRNEGIKPIIGMEAYVHNQADLGDKSIRQRFHLCLYAKNEVGYKNLMYLSSRAYIDGFYYYPRINWDLLKENSEGLICSSACLQGEVNWHMNLSERNVKFGAKGYEEAKKVALKYKEVFGDDFYLELMRHGIGDQHRIDKQIIQLSQETGIKIVATNDTHYTEQKDADAHEAFMCIAMNKLYDDPNRLRHSVHEFYVKSPEQMAELFADIPEAIEHTQEIADKCNLEIKLGDPTPPNFKFARERAAESGISMPEPDKEYSLENDKILFIEESKRGLENRLKIVPEEKHEEYRARLQVEIDIINNMKFPGYMLIVWDFVDAAKQMGIPVGPGRGSAAGSLVAYSLGITDIDPMPYGLLFERFLNPERISMPDIDMDFCQARRQEILDYVVEKYGRVNVAQIITFGKLLAKGVIRDVARVLDMPYSKADAMAKLIPDELGIDLKNSYEKEPKIKELLESDPQAKRTWEYALALEGLNRNAGTHAAGVVISNEPLWQKTPLFKPTGLDTLATQYSGKYVEDVDLIKFDFLGLKTLTVIEEALKLVEKRHGKRINFVEEDIEDKEVYDYISTGETLGLFQIESAGMQDLAKKLKPNGFEDVIAMLALYRPGPMESGMLDDFVERKHGRAEITYAFPELEPILKPTYGVIVYQEQVMQIVQTIGGFSLGGADLVRRAMGKKIKEEMDKLKGQFADGAAKKGFDREKAADLFDLIVKFAGYGFNKSHSAAYAMITFYTSYLKHYYPTEFMAAILTLEKNNTDKVVKYVDELKRMGIQLLPPDINRSGLVFEARKVDGDEVVMFGMGAIKGAGDIALNTMLKVRKEGEFKDFSDFVSRIDSSKVNKKVIESLIKAGAFDSFGYSRKAMLSQIEEIIETAKKAGDAKKQAVGSLFGEAAEMTSVTLELSHMTEFEPMEILEMEKESLGFYVSGHPLDKYRETLDEISYTLSSEIDDLADGSQAMFIGKIEHITQKVSKKGNKFGIANIMDLHGNIELMLFENRLKELEEDFDLSKPIAFKVKITKDGDFTRMNILKISSMKDAKKTKVKVEKEVKHVEEPVQPPLILSLNLMPDAKIVEELMCLVDKYPGKRPLEVHIKSKLADVVIESKLKVSELIMEEAKELGVYLEEHLAVEG from the coding sequence ATGTCAGAAGAACCAAAAGTCAAACCCCAATTTACCCATTTGCATCTGCATACAGAATACTCACTGCTTGATGGCGCAAATAAGATCAAAGCACTTGCGAAAAAGATCAAAGAGCAGGGAATGACCTCTGTGGCTATGACAGACCATGGCAATATGTTCGGTACCATTGACTTTTATAATACCATGCGTAATGAGGGGATAAAACCGATCATCGGGATGGAGGCGTATGTACACAACCAGGCAGACCTTGGAGATAAATCTATACGACAGCGTTTTCACCTTTGTCTCTATGCTAAGAATGAAGTCGGTTATAAAAACCTGATGTACCTGAGTTCACGTGCATATATCGACGGGTTTTACTACTATCCCCGTATCAACTGGGATCTTCTTAAAGAGAACAGTGAAGGTCTTATCTGCTCTTCTGCCTGTTTGCAAGGGGAAGTCAACTGGCATATGAATCTTTCGGAGAGAAATGTGAAGTTTGGTGCCAAAGGGTATGAGGAGGCAAAAAAAGTTGCCTTGAAATATAAAGAGGTCTTTGGTGATGACTTTTATCTGGAACTGATGCGTCATGGTATCGGTGATCAGCATCGTATAGACAAGCAGATCATACAGCTTTCACAAGAGACCGGTATCAAGATTGTAGCGACCAATGATACGCACTATACAGAACAGAAAGATGCAGATGCCCATGAAGCATTTATGTGTATCGCAATGAACAAACTCTATGATGATCCTAACCGTCTGCGTCATTCGGTCCATGAGTTTTATGTGAAATCACCGGAGCAGATGGCAGAACTTTTTGCAGATATTCCTGAAGCCATTGAACATACACAGGAGATAGCGGATAAATGTAACCTGGAGATCAAGCTGGGTGATCCTACCCCGCCTAATTTCAAATTCGCTAGAGAACGTGCAGCAGAGTCAGGCATCAGTATGCCTGAACCGGACAAAGAGTATTCACTGGAGAACGACAAAATCCTTTTTATTGAAGAGTCTAAAAGAGGACTTGAAAATCGTCTTAAGATCGTCCCGGAAGAGAAGCATGAAGAGTACAGAGCCAGGCTCCAAGTGGAGATAGATATCATCAACAATATGAAGTTCCCGGGGTATATGCTGATCGTTTGGGATTTTGTGGATGCGGCGAAGCAGATGGGTATCCCGGTTGGACCCGGGCGTGGTTCTGCTGCCGGATCTCTTGTAGCCTATTCTTTGGGTATTACAGATATCGATCCTATGCCTTATGGACTGCTCTTTGAGCGTTTCTTGAATCCTGAACGTATCTCCATGCCGGATATCGATATGGACTTCTGTCAGGCACGTCGTCAAGAGATATTGGATTATGTGGTTGAAAAGTACGGACGGGTCAACGTGGCACAGATCATCACTTTTGGTAAATTATTGGCCAAAGGCGTGATCCGTGATGTGGCGCGTGTCCTTGATATGCCCTACTCCAAAGCAGATGCCATGGCGAAACTTATCCCGGATGAACTGGGGATAGATCTGAAAAATTCTTATGAAAAAGAACCTAAGATCAAAGAACTCCTAGAGAGTGATCCGCAGGCAAAACGTACCTGGGAGTATGCACTCGCGCTTGAAGGACTGAATCGTAATGCAGGAACACATGCTGCAGGTGTGGTTATCTCCAATGAACCGCTTTGGCAGAAAACCCCCCTGTTTAAACCTACAGGACTTGATACGCTTGCAACACAGTACAGTGGAAAATATGTAGAAGATGTGGATCTTATCAAGTTTGACTTTTTGGGACTCAAAACCCTTACCGTCATAGAAGAGGCACTGAAGCTTGTAGAGAAGAGACATGGCAAGCGTATCAATTTCGTCGAAGAGGACATTGAAGACAAAGAGGTCTATGACTATATCAGTACCGGTGAGACACTGGGATTGTTCCAGATAGAATCTGCCGGGATGCAGGACTTGGCCAAAAAACTGAAACCAAACGGTTTTGAGGATGTGATTGCGATGCTCGCACTTTACCGTCCTGGACCAATGGAGTCAGGGATGCTAGATGATTTTGTCGAGCGTAAGCACGGACGGGCAGAGATCACGTATGCTTTCCCTGAACTTGAACCTATCCTCAAACCAACCTATGGGGTCATCGTTTACCAGGAACAGGTGATGCAGATCGTGCAGACCATCGGTGGATTCAGTCTTGGGGGTGCGGACCTGGTACGTAGAGCGATGGGTAAGAAGATCAAAGAAGAGATGGATAAACTCAAAGGGCAGTTTGCCGATGGTGCTGCTAAAAAGGGCTTTGACAGAGAAAAAGCCGCAGATCTTTTTGATCTTATCGTAAAATTTGCAGGCTATGGTTTTAACAAATCCCACTCTGCTGCGTACGCGATGATCACCTTTTATACTTCTTATTTGAAGCATTATTATCCTACAGAGTTCATGGCGGCTATCCTGACACTCGAAAAGAACAATACAGACAAAGTGGTCAAATATGTAGATGAACTCAAACGTATGGGTATTCAACTTCTCCCGCCGGATATTAACCGTTCAGGGCTTGTATTTGAAGCGCGTAAGGTTGATGGTGATGAGGTCGTTATGTTTGGTATGGGTGCCATTAAAGGTGCAGGTGATATCGCCCTTAATACGATGCTTAAAGTGAGGAAAGAGGGAGAGTTCAAGGACTTTTCTGACTTTGTCTCACGTATTGATTCAAGTAAAGTAAACAAGAAAGTTATCGAGTCACTCATTAAAGCGGGTGCATTTGACAGCTTTGGCTACAGTCGTAAAGCGATGCTTTCACAGATAGAAGAGATCATAGAGACAGCGAAAAAAGCAGGGGATGCGAAGAAACAGGCAGTGGGTTCACTGTTTGGTGAGGCTGCAGAGATGACCTCTGTTACTTTAGAACTTTCTCACATGACAGAGTTTGAACCCATGGAAATTCTGGAGATGGAAAAAGAATCACTAGGTTTCTATGTTTCCGGTCATCCCCTGGATAAATACCGTGAAACACTGGATGAGATCAGCTACACACTTAGTTCAGAGATAGACGATCTAGCGGATGGATCACAGGCAATGTTCATCGGTAAAATAGAACATATCACCCAAAAGGTAAGCAAGAAAGGGAACAAGTTCGGTATCGCCAATATCATGGACCTGCACGGGAACATCGAACTGATGCTCTTTGAAAACCGTCTGAAAGAACTCGAAGAGGATTTTGATCTGAGCAAACCCATTGCTTTTAAAGTGAAGATCACCAAAGACGGTGACTTTACACGTATGAATATATTGAAAATTTCAAGTATGAAAGATGCGAAGAAGACGAAGGTCAAAGTAGAAAAAGAGGTGAAACATGTCGAAGAGCCTGTGCAGCCTCCGCTGATTCTCTCGCTTAACCTCATGCCTGATGCAAAAATAGTTGAAGAGTTGATGTGTCTGGTTGACAAATACCCTGGAAAACGTCCGTTAGAAGTTCATATCAAGTCGAAACTTGCAGATGTAGTTATAGAGTCAAAGTTAAAAGTGAGTGAACTTATTATGGAAGAGGCAAAAGAGCTTGGGGTTTATTTGGAGGAGCATTTAGCTGTCGAAGGATAA
- a CDS encoding rhodanese-like domain-containing protein: MLKNMLVILSLFTFASAEQNTAMIHAHSIDISYTAEDGKVKKTTIARDSDLRCRKIPFNAREYWDGSYASKDVAEYCKKTFITAAGKLSPMKMHKDIETFGELEVLEFLEEMQDDKEMLFVDSRKTQWFKSLTIPSAINIPFIYFTERDKWIEEKKEALKRFGVKGDKASYDFSKAKTILFFCNGVWCRQSPQMIEALLELGYPPKKLKWYRGGMQSWLSVGMTSTRTAE, from the coding sequence ATGCTCAAAAATATGTTAGTGATTCTATCTTTATTTACTTTCGCGTCTGCAGAACAAAATACAGCTATGATACATGCACATAGTATTGATATTAGCTACACTGCAGAAGATGGAAAAGTTAAAAAAACGACAATCGCCAGAGACTCAGACTTAAGATGTCGTAAGATACCTTTTAATGCAAGAGAGTATTGGGATGGCTCGTATGCCAGTAAAGATGTGGCAGAATATTGTAAAAAAACATTTATTACTGCTGCGGGAAAACTCTCTCCGATGAAGATGCATAAAGATATTGAAACTTTTGGAGAGCTTGAAGTATTGGAGTTTCTTGAAGAGATGCAGGATGACAAGGAAATGTTGTTCGTTGACAGCAGAAAAACACAATGGTTTAAAAGTTTGACCATACCTTCAGCTATCAATATACCTTTTATCTACTTTACCGAGCGAGACAAGTGGATTGAAGAGAAGAAAGAAGCACTCAAACGTTTTGGGGTTAAAGGTGACAAGGCATCTTATGATTTCTCAAAAGCTAAGACTATCCTATTCTTTTGTAATGGTGTTTGGTGCAGACAGTCACCACAAATGATAGAGGCTCTTTTAGAATTAGGATACCCACCGAAAAAGTTGAAGTGGTATCGGGGTGGCATGCAAAGTTGGTTGAGTGTCGGTATGACCTCTACTCGGACAGCAGAGTAA
- a CDS encoding DUF302 domain-containing protein — protein sequence MKFIKGLFTFVGAVVVIGFIFAFVKFDLGTKVGQVSKLDPQALPEYMKMFDKVLETGDPAKGMIRKVKMVIPEGMTKQEAFENALEIMDETASEYGMALVDSKTMPRHGKLFKDGGLLTHIRSYCSPYIADKFLGHSAEFIGFMPCRIGFVEEPNGDIYIYTMSMELMISGGYTLSPDLYELANEVRTGMYTMMEDAAAGEF from the coding sequence ATGAAATTTATTAAAGGTTTGTTTACATTTGTAGGCGCAGTCGTTGTGATTGGTTTTATTTTCGCATTCGTGAAGTTTGATCTGGGTACAAAGGTCGGGCAGGTAAGTAAACTTGATCCTCAGGCGTTACCGGAGTACATGAAAATGTTTGATAAAGTACTCGAAACAGGAGATCCTGCTAAAGGGATGATCCGAAAAGTAAAAATGGTCATACCCGAAGGTATGACAAAACAAGAAGCATTTGAAAATGCTTTAGAGATCATGGATGAAACAGCAAGTGAATATGGTATGGCATTGGTAGACAGTAAAACGATGCCTAGACATGGAAAGCTGTTTAAAGATGGTGGGCTTCTTACGCATATTCGTTCCTATTGTTCTCCTTATATTGCAGATAAGTTTTTAGGACATTCTGCAGAGTTTATCGGTTTCATGCCATGTAGAATCGGTTTTGTAGAAGAGCCAAACGGAGATATCTATATTTATACGATGAGTATGGAACTGATGATAAGTGGCGGTTATACTTTATCACCTGACCTTTATGAACTCGCAAATGAAGTAAGAACAGGTATGTATACGATGATGGAAGATGCCGCTGCCGGAGAGTTTTAG
- a CDS encoding NADP-dependent isocitrate dehydrogenase: MSNLPKIIWSKIDEAPALATYSLLPIVNAFTQAAGVEVVESDISLAGRVLAAMGLAEDELSKLGEVVLQPDGNIIKLPNISASAGQLKDCIAELQGQGYDIPNYPENPTTDEEKAIQAKYATCLGSAVNPVLREGNSDRRAAKAVKRFAQNNPHRLKPFAENSKAYVAHMEGKGDFYGNEKSVTMDKAQKVTIAFNGKELATIDALAGEVLDGTFMSVAALRTFYKQTIEDAKAKDLIWSLHLKATMMKISDPIMFGHGFEIFFADVFAKYADTFKEVGVNPNMGMSDLEKKIAGHAQEAEIKAAFQAVVDADAPKIAMVDSDKGQTNFNASNDVIIDASMPVVVREGGKQWDRTGAALETVAVVPDSTYAMFHAEMVADCVKNGQFDVATMGTMQNIGLMAQKAEEYGSHPTTFELAEAGKVTVTAEDGTELMSFDCEAGDIWRMSRAKDIPIKDWIRLAFERGQIEQIPVVFWLDENRAHDAQMIAKVKKYMPEFNTEGLEIHFMDITSATRFTNTRIREGLNTIAVTGNVLRDHLTDMYPILELGTSAKMLSIVPLLAGGGLYETGAGGSAPKHVDQFLAEGHLRWDSLGEFLALAESLRFIGQKHDDAKLKALTEALDEANNGYLDNSKEPGRKVGEPDNKASHFYLAQYWAEALANGSDAELAAKFAPVAEALKENEAKIMEELLAVEGKAQDVGGYFHPNDALAAKAMRPSATLNAIIDAI, from the coding sequence ATGTCAAACTTACCAAAAATCATATGGTCAAAAATCGATGAAGCACCGGCACTAGCTACGTATTCATTGTTACCAATCGTAAACGCGTTTACTCAGGCAGCAGGCGTAGAAGTTGTAGAGAGTGATATCTCATTGGCAGGAAGAGTACTTGCAGCTATGGGTTTAGCAGAAGATGAACTCTCTAAACTAGGTGAAGTGGTTTTACAACCAGACGGGAACATCATTAAACTTCCAAACATTTCAGCTTCTGCAGGTCAACTTAAAGATTGTATCGCTGAGCTTCAAGGTCAAGGTTACGATATCCCTAACTACCCTGAAAATCCAACAACGGATGAAGAGAAAGCGATTCAAGCTAAATATGCTACTTGTTTAGGTTCTGCTGTTAACCCGGTACTTAGAGAAGGAAACTCAGACAGACGTGCTGCAAAAGCTGTAAAAAGATTTGCACAAAACAACCCGCACAGACTTAAGCCTTTTGCTGAAAACTCAAAAGCATATGTTGCACACATGGAAGGTAAGGGAGATTTCTACGGAAACGAGAAATCTGTGACTATGGATAAAGCGCAAAAAGTGACTATTGCTTTTAACGGTAAAGAGTTAGCAACTATCGATGCACTTGCTGGTGAAGTACTTGATGGAACATTCATGTCAGTGGCTGCACTTAGAACATTCTATAAGCAAACGATCGAAGATGCAAAAGCAAAAGATCTTATCTGGTCACTTCACTTGAAAGCGACTATGATGAAGATCTCTGACCCTATCATGTTTGGTCACGGATTTGAGATCTTCTTTGCAGATGTATTCGCTAAATATGCAGACACATTTAAAGAAGTTGGTGTGAATCCAAACATGGGTATGTCAGACTTAGAGAAAAAGATCGCTGGTCATGCACAAGAAGCTGAGATCAAAGCAGCGTTCCAAGCAGTAGTTGATGCAGACGCTCCAAAGATCGCAATGGTTGATTCTGATAAAGGTCAAACAAACTTTAACGCATCTAACGATGTCATCATCGATGCTTCTATGCCTGTAGTAGTTAGAGAAGGTGGTAAACAGTGGGATAGAACAGGTGCTGCTCTTGAAACTGTAGCAGTTGTTCCTGATTCTACTTATGCAATGTTCCATGCTGAGATGGTAGCTGACTGTGTGAAGAACGGTCAATTCGATGTAGCGACAATGGGTACAATGCAGAATATCGGTCTTATGGCTCAAAAAGCTGAAGAGTACGGTTCTCACCCAACAACTTTCGAACTTGCTGAAGCAGGTAAAGTAACTGTAACTGCTGAAGATGGTACAGAATTGATGAGCTTTGATTGTGAAGCGGGTGATATCTGGAGAATGTCTAGAGCTAAAGATATCCCGATCAAAGACTGGATCAGACTTGCGTTTGAAAGAGGTCAGATCGAGCAGATCCCAGTTGTATTTTGGCTAGATGAGAACAGAGCGCACGATGCTCAGATGATCGCAAAAGTTAAAAAGTATATGCCAGAGTTCAACACTGAAGGTCTTGAGATTCACTTTATGGATATCACTTCTGCAACAAGATTTACTAACACAAGAATCAGAGAAGGGCTAAATACCATCGCTGTAACTGGTAACGTACTTAGAGACCACTTGACTGACATGTACCCGATCCTAGAGCTTGGTACTTCAGCTAAAATGCTTTCAATCGTTCCATTACTTGCAGGTGGTGGATTGTATGAAACCGGTGCGGGTGGATCTGCTCCTAAGCACGTGGATCAATTCCTTGCAGAGGGTCACTTAAGATGGGATTCACTTGGTGAGTTCTTGGCATTGGCTGAGTCATTGAGATTCATCGGTCAAAAACATGACGATGCTAAACTTAAAGCACTTACAGAAGCTTTAGATGAAGCAAACAACGGTTACCTTGACAACAGTAAAGAGCCAGGTAGAAAAGTAGGAGAGCCAGACAACAAAGCGTCTCACTTCTACCTTGCACAGTACTGGGCAGAGGCACTTGCAAACGGTTCAGACGCTGAACTGGCTGCGAAATTCGCTCCGGTTGCAGAAGCACTGAAAGAGAATGAAGCGAAGATCATGGAAGAGCTTCTTGCTGTTGAAGGTAAAGCTCAGGATGTTGGCGGATACTTCCACCCGAACGATGCGTTGGCAGCTAAGGCAATGAGACCATCTGCTACACTTAATGCGATTATTGACGCTATATAA
- the mdh gene encoding malate dehydrogenase, which produces MVKKGKKVTVIGAGNVGATVAFILAMNGACHHVVLRDRNTEIAKGKALDMSQAANAARSHTIVSVAEDASGMAGSDVVVITAGSPRLPGMSRDDLLMINAEITKEVVADVKKYAPDSIIIMVSNPLDVMTYVALKESGFPKERVVGMAGILDSARMAHFIFEKIGYGAGQIRASVMGGHGDDMVPLPKFSTVAGVPLVDILSEKDICEVVERTKHGGAEIVGYLKTGSAYYAPAKSTAIMVEAILKDTKQIHSCAVYLDGHYGYSDVVSGVPVALGAGGVEKLFEMTLNDDQKERFEKSVGSVRSMIDVLKEKNFFG; this is translated from the coding sequence ATGGTAAAAAAAGGTAAAAAAGTAACGGTTATCGGTGCAGGAAATGTTGGAGCGACTGTAGCATTTATTCTTGCAATGAATGGTGCATGCCACCATGTTGTATTGAGAGATAGAAATACGGAGATCGCTAAAGGTAAAGCGTTGGATATGTCACAGGCAGCGAACGCGGCAAGATCACACACTATTGTCTCTGTTGCCGAAGATGCTTCGGGTATGGCAGGATCAGATGTGGTCGTGATCACGGCAGGAAGTCCTAGACTACCAGGAATGAGTAGAGATGATCTCCTTATGATCAATGCAGAGATCACAAAAGAAGTGGTTGCAGATGTAAAAAAATATGCACCTGACTCGATCATCATTATGGTTTCAAATCCTCTTGATGTAATGACCTATGTGGCATTGAAAGAATCAGGTTTTCCAAAAGAGAGAGTCGTTGGAATGGCAGGTATTTTGGATTCTGCAAGAATGGCACACTTTATTTTTGAAAAAATAGGTTACGGTGCAGGTCAGATACGTGCTTCTGTGATGGGTGGACACGGTGATGATATGGTACCACTACCAAAATTCTCAACGGTTGCAGGTGTACCGTTGGTAGACATTTTATCTGAGAAGGATATTTGTGAAGTGGTCGAAAGAACCAAGCATGGTGGAGCAGAAATAGTCGGTTATCTTAAAACGGGATCTGCATATTATGCACCGGCAAAATCCACAGCGATCATGGTCGAAGCTATCTTGAAAGACACAAAACAGATTCACTCTTGTGCTGTATATCTGGATGGTCATTACGGATATTCTGATGTGGTTTCAGGTGTACCTGTTGCACTGGGAGCAGGGGGTGTTGAAAAACTTTTTGAAATGACATTGAATGATGATCAAAAAGAAAGATTTGAAAAAAGTGTTGGTTCTGTAAGAAGTATGATCGATGTACTTAAAGAGAAGAATTTTTTTGGTTAA
- a CDS encoding fumarate hydratase, translated as MREIEFDVVVKAVKDMIMHCGTDLPQDTYDALQAAMEAEKSPVSKEVIRQILENANIAKDEKRPLCQDTGLAVFFVKVGEDVRIKGGLLKDAINKGTEEGYTEGYLRASTCEPFSRLNLKDTVGYNLPAIIHFDIVEGDKIDIEYAAKGGGSENVSRAKVLPPAAGKDGVVEFVKEVISDAGGNPCPPITVGVGIGGTFERAVISSKHALFRDLETTHEDPEMAELEERILTEINHLGIGAMGMGGTKTALAVHIESNPCHIASLPVSVNVQCHSSRHTHITI; from the coding sequence ATGAGAGAAATTGAATTTGATGTTGTTGTAAAAGCAGTAAAAGATATGATCATGCATTGTGGTACAGATCTACCACAGGATACGTATGATGCACTCCAAGCTGCTATGGAGGCTGAAAAGTCACCAGTAAGTAAAGAGGTGATACGCCAAATACTTGAAAATGCCAACATCGCGAAAGATGAAAAGAGACCACTCTGTCAAGATACAGGTTTGGCAGTATTTTTTGTAAAGGTCGGTGAAGATGTGCGAATTAAAGGCGGTCTTTTAAAAGATGCGATCAACAAAGGAACAGAAGAGGGGTACACGGAAGGGTATCTAAGAGCTTCAACATGTGAACCGTTCAGTCGCTTGAATTTAAAAGATACCGTAGGATATAACCTTCCGGCTATTATCCATTTTGATATCGTTGAAGGAGATAAGATCGACATTGAATACGCTGCAAAAGGTGGTGGTTCAGAGAATGTTTCCCGTGCAAAAGTACTGCCTCCTGCAGCAGGGAAAGATGGCGTGGTTGAGTTTGTAAAAGAGGTGATCTCTGATGCAGGCGGAAACCCATGCCCTCCTATTACTGTGGGTGTGGGGATCGGCGGAACATTTGAAAGAGCAGTTATCTCCTCCAAACATGCACTTTTTAGAGATCTTGAAACAACACACGAAGACCCTGAGATGGCTGAACTCGAAGAGAGAATTTTAACTGAGATCAACCATCTTGGTATTGGTGCTATGGGTATGGGTGGAACGAAGACGGCATTGGCTGTACATATTGAGTCAAACCCTTGTCACATCGCGTCACTTCCTGTCTCTGTCAATGTTCAGTGTCACTCATCAAGACATACACATATCACGATATAA